A single region of the Theileria annulata chromosome 4, complete sequence, *** SEQUENCING IN PROGRESS *** genome encodes:
- a CDS encoding DEAD-family helicase, putative (Tap579b07.q1c.cand.115 - score = 44.55;~SMART DEXDc (SM00487) at aa 72-474, E()=5.53e-06; HELICc (SM00490) at aa 551-626, E()=1.50e-07), which yields MSRRLPISVYKRINTQSFKSNPYIFNKNLNDKCKFPNDIENNTTSQALGSITTHPSVKLHPALKYSLVTNNLLTKLNEIQESSYLSIVSGKDVTIHSPAGTGKTIAYLLPILNNVYHIHDMLEKLMFKNDTPGSKYDEELRNLSMAWNKRLGHSLLPSNIVNYRQDIDELKSLGNKMFEKYKDGTTLDKLLDVLHLHEPRSMKMLGLPTVPMKIWKKRSKNSIYRNIMSNPLGSVRCVVILVPNKDLVSQVISYINKIDILGRVSVQTLSSVCLSPTANTSETNSQIEKGENVGKSDIGDDKTGFGTEERDNNNFEREIQNIFYEDQLKMIENFPVKQVEETEVETMSINMPNRVKKIKTKTEINDYSIDGLVPDTISYRKQPLITSDNIQWGCVDIVVSTVQNFVFEVLSFTRRGIYPICVVFDEVDMLYENNATRSSVFEIISKLRPRPRTYNPLVDVQKRTSKAPPPVQIINVASTINFGGLQTCGSMIFERFNTSKLVFSDQNHVISSDLEFEKTNSNQKLDCLVKLIVNNPVKKTLIYCNSLKNCKLIYDTLRKHDWPVLSFHRKSALATRLAILKTFEDDEPRILVGTDLVTRGINVSGDHIINYDFPTSSSTFFHRIKGPKAKVTSIMTEDSELSDQITHFAGNKKPINQILSRKRSLRKSLDRIKFEKMASLVQSHRKMGDKVADRGFFNSRLVIEKEVPGDSKYRRIPLKKRLISILNNFN from the exons atgtcTAGAAGACTTCCAATTTCTGTGTACAAAAGGATAAATACACAGTCATTTAAAAGCAATCCatatattttcaacaaaaatttaaatgataaatgtAAATTCCCAAAtgatatagaaaataataccACATCGCAAGCTTTAGGAAGTATAACAACACATCCTTCAGTTAAACTTCACCCAGCCTTAAAGTATTCACTTGTAACAAATAACCTTCTAACCAAGTTAAATGAGATCCAAGAATCTTCATACCTTTCAATTGTTAGTGGAAAGGATGTTACAATTCACTCTCCAGCAG GTACTGGAAAGACCATCGCATATTTACTTccaatattaaataatgtgtaCCATATTCACGACATGCTTGAAAAGttaatgtttaaaaatgacaCTCCAGGCTCCAAATATGATGAAGAATTACGTAATTTATCAATGGCTTGGAATAAAAGGCTTGGTCACTCTCTACTTCCTTCCAATATAGTTAACTACCGACAAGATATTGATGAACTCAAATCATTAGGTAACAAAATGTTTGAAAAATACAAAGATGGTACTACTCTGGACAAGTTACTGGATGTCCTACATCTACATGAGCCTAGGAGTATGAAGATGCTAGGCCTTCCAACAGTTCCAATGAAGATTTGGAAAAAGAGGTCAAAGAATTCCATTTACAGAAACATAATGTCAAATCCCCTGGGATCAGTTCGTTGTGTAGTTATTCTAGTTCCAAACAAGGACCTAGTATCACAGGTCATATCTTACATTAACAAGATCGACATTCTCGGGAGAGTTTCAGTACAGACACTGTCAAGTGTATGTTTATCTCCGACCGCGAACACTTCAGAAACTAATAGTCAAATTGAAAAAGGAGAGAATGTTGGAAAATCTGATATAGGAGATGATAAAACTGGTTTTGGAACAGAGGAACgtgataataataattttgaacGGGAAATCcagaatatattttacGAGGACCAATTGAAAATGATTGAGAACTTTCCAGTTAAACAAGTGGAGGAAACGGAGGTTGAAACAATGTCTATCAACATGCCTAACAGAGTTAAAAAGATAAAGACCAAAACTGAAATAAATGACTACTCAATTGATGGACTGGTTCCCGATACAATCAGTTATAGAAAACAACCACTAATAACTTCAGACAATATACA GTGGGGGTGTGTTGACATTGTTGTTAGTACTGTACAGAATTTTGTTTTCGAAGTTTTAAGCTTTACAAGAAGGGGGATTTACCCGATTTGCGTAGTTTTCGACGAGGTGGACATGCTCTACGAGAACAACGCAACCAGGAGCAGTGTGTTTGAAATCATTTCAAAGCTTCGACCTAGACCGAGAACTTATAATCCGCTGGTGGATGTCCAAAAGAGAACTTCAAAGGCTCCACCGCCTGTACAGATAATAAACGTAGCATCGACTATCAATTTTGGAGGACTGCAAACGTGTGGAAGTATGATTTTTGAGAGGTTTAATACCAGTAAGCTGGTCTTTTCCGATCAAAACCATGTCATTAGCTCAGACTTAGAATTTGAGAAAACTAATTCTAACCAGAAGCTAGACTGCCTAGTTAAACTTATTGTAAACAACCCGGTTAAAAAAACGCTGATATACTGCAATTCTCTTAAGAACTGTAAATTAATCTATGATACGCTTAGGAAACATGATTGGCCGGTTTTATCGTTTCATAGAAAATCAGCGCTGGCCACAAGACTTGCAATCCTGAAAACGTTTGAAGACGATGAGCCCAGAATTCTAGTTGGAACAGATCTTGTTACTAGGGGAATTAACGTATCTGGAGACCacataattaattatgaCTTTCCAACCTCTTCATCAACATTCTTCCACAGAATTAAAGGTCCAAAGGCCAAGGTTACTAGTATAATGACGGAGGATTCTGAGCTTTCTGATCAGATTACTCATTTTGCCGGAAATAAGAAACCCATAAATCAGATCCTTTCGAGGAAAAGGTCACTTAGGAAGAGTCTAGACCgaataaaatttgaaaagaTGGCTAGTCTTGTACAATCTCATCGGAAAATGGGTGATAAAGTGGCTGATAGGGGATTCTTCAATTCAAGATTAGTAATTGAGAAGGAAGTTCCAGGTGATTCAAAGTATAGAAGAATTCCTCTAAAAAAGAGACTAATAAGCATCTTAAACAACTTTAACTAA
- a CDS encoding uncharacterized protein (Tap579b07.q1c.C.cand.33 - score = 21.48): MADLMNIIARLREATSTARKECDIQINKTVNDMTRDLKDKIIKHRDFQIKLIEESSNKSKKELEEMKKENYEAKINFIANKYKKNRVKQSKNFRNYFKLDRVNKKELEHLEKQLKKKLIEVAIKIDMIIQKMKSCRAIMQKPDETLIKINKMLSEIDNT; the protein is encoded by the exons ATGGCTGATCTTATGAACATAATAGCTCGTTTACGCGAGGCAACATCAACTGCAAGAAAAGAATGCGATATTCAGATAAATAAGACTGTTAACGACATGACCAG GGACCTGAaggataaaataataaaacacaG agattttcaaattaaattaatagaagAGTCATCCAATAAGTCAAAGAAGGAACTTGAAGAAATGAAGAAGGAA AATTATGAGGCcaagattaattttatagcCAACAAATACAAGAAAAACAGAGTTAAACAAAGTAAgaattttagaaattattttaaattagaCCGGGTTAACAAAAAGGAGCTGGAACACCTTGAAAAACAGCTAAAGAAAAAACTTATAGAGGTGgcaattaaaattgatatgaTAATTCAGAAAATGAAAAGCTGTAGAGCAATAATGCAAAAGCCTGATGAAACtctaataaaaattaataaaatgcTAAGTGAAATAGATAACACATAA